Genomic window (Zingiber officinale cultivar Zhangliang chromosome 2B, Zo_v1.1, whole genome shotgun sequence):
TGAAGGATTGGAGAAGAAGGTATAGCTAGTGTGACGAGATGGAAATACTCCATCAATTCACTGTTCATACTTTTTTCAATTGAATGATTGTAGGTCGGGGATCAAAGCTCCGAAGATTGAAGTCAGGTTCGAGGATTTGTCAGTGGAGACCGAGGTCCATGCTTCGGGGAGAGTTCTTCCCACCCTTCCGAATGTCATCATCAACACTGCTCAGGTCCCTAATATACCTTCATGGCCCATTTTTACAAGACAATTATATTTTCAGTACTGTGACTAAATAATtggagcatatatatatatatatatatatatatatatatatataattaatcagCTTGATGGAATCTTAACATTGTTGATAATTAAACATTCCCTTAATTCCTAGTTGCCAAAAGTTATATCCTTTTGGTCCCGCAGAAGTTTCATAAACTTGTTTGAATCTGAATAAAAGACCATCCATTAGTTGAATCTCAAAAATACCTACATACTGTAGCAGAAGTAATTACTTGCGCTCAATCTGCTAGATCAATACAGACGCAGTAACCCTTCATTAAAATGCCTAcctagaaattaaatttggtgcAATAATTTGTTTACTGATTGATTCATGGAAAAAAATGTTGTTTGACAATTACCTCATCTTCCACTTGTCTATGTTAGCATGGAAGATTTCCTAAAAAAACACTGTGCATTGAGACAGTGATTTAACTCCAATCATGTTCCTTGTCACATTGTTCAGCCAAGGCGAGAGGGAGCGCTGTTGAGCACCATTATAAATGTGCCAGCTGTTGTAGAATAAATAACCAAACTCATTAGCATTGGGAAGCAATGAAATAATAGAGATGTTATTGCTTGCAACTGCATTTCTCACCATCAAATACTTTAGCTACTGCTAAAACAAACTATGAAACATGGCAGAAGATTTGAAAGCCATCATGGAAGCTCTTTTGTGATGAAAAATAGAGAGTAAAAGCTGTGTCAGAGTACTGTTGTTGATATTAGTGACAACATAGTCGTTGCAGATAAAAGCGAGTAAATGCTGTGGGGCATAATAAATGTAAATTGATCAGAGAATCCTATCCTGATCATGGTGTTTTCTgcattttacttaaaatttttctgATGTGTGCCTGCCAAGGTTTGCCTAACTTAATTGTTGTATGTTTTAACAGGAACTTCTGGGATGGCTAAAAGTGTATGATACAAAAAGGAGGCATGTCAAAGTGCTGAGTGATTTGAAAGGAATTGTAAAGCCATCTAGGTACTCATTTTTAATTCTGTCATTGAGATAGATTACAAAATAGCTTGCAGGTTGACTTTTGACTttcttcatttaaaaaaaaaaaagagtaatttTACTCTTTTTTTCTTTGGCACAAGAGGACAAGTTTTACTTTTCTGACAGTTCCTACGGGATTTCTTCGAACTGTACATTTGCAACAAGTCTTCAAGAAACATTGTCAGAAAAGTCACGTGCAAACATTGTTGTGTATCAGAATAAACTTTTGAGATTTTAACATTTAGCTGGCACAAATCTAGGCACAAGCTTtgataaattattatatttctcTAGTCTTCAAATTCACATGCTGTTAAAGATCTCAGTAAAATGCTTGTTTATGTATACTTGGAGCTTAGTTGGCAAATAAAAACTCCATATAACTTTGAATATGCTATTTCTAAAAATACTATAAGTAATAAATAAAGAATAATCTTTGACATGATTAAATATTATTGGATATAATTTATCCATAATCCATCTATCCCATTTGTACTACTCATCCTGTCAATTAGTTTAATTCATCTAACGACTCTAGAGACCACCAAAGTTGTTTTGCTTCACTTACCAAATTTGTTCGGTCTGCTTAATTGTTTGATTCACTGGGTCTACTTGATTGGCTTTGCTCAATTGACACACCCAGCACACATTTTCGAGTCATGAGCCCAACCTATCTGGTCAATACAATTGCTTGATAGAAAAGATCAATCAGATAAACACACCCAACCTAATCAACCTTTGTAGACTGATAGGAGTGTTTTACTATATTGGTTTCAAGCTTGTGTTTTGGCAAAGTTAGTCAAAGGCAGATACAACGGTTTCACTTAGGCTAAACTTAAACTCCGAAGTCAACTAGCATCTGATCTAAAGCCAGAATACAGATAAGGTCTTATACAGATGAGAATTATCACTAGGAGCAGTTATTATCATAAATACAGAAAATATGATTTGCATTGATCTAAATTACAATGTAGGATGGATTTCAGTCTTATACTAGCGTGCTTAGTAAGCATACTGTCAATTGGACCCAAATGATTATGGCATATAGTTGACTGTGTATGGATGCCCACAAGACCCATGAATCACATAAACATACCTATAGATGTAGACTTATCAGATTGACCACATCCTGTATAATTCATAGTATTATGGATGTGGAAATGAAAGGCAGGGAGGGAGGACTTGGAACTTTGAAGCATCATATAGGCTTGGCTGATGTGTGCTGAGGTTTTGTACCATGCTGTAGTAACTCTCCAGAGGCATTTAATTTTGCAATTTGCACTGTTGCACGTCTGCACGAAATAGATGAAAAGTTCATCATTAGGTCACTGTGAATGCCTTGTGTGATATTCTAAACTGTAAATGATAAAGCAGTTTCTATAAATTCTCTGAATTGGATTACATAATTCGTACACAATTTTGtacttaaattaaatatatttatttcaggATGACACTTGTGCTAGGATCTCCAGGATCAGGAAAGTCGACGTTTTTGAGAACACTTTCTGGGAAACTAGATCCTAGTTTAAAAGTAAGAATTTATTTTACTTCTGGCCCTATTGTTTCATTAACATAAGTTATCAACTTATGAAGgttctattctatttcttccagTTTAGTTTTTTGTACTTGAGTGGTTTTCCATTCCTAGGTCACAGGGAAAGTCACATACAATGTACAAAAGATGAATCGCTACATCTCACAAAGGATGTGTGCATATGTTAGTCAACTTGACACCCATCAAGCTGAGATGACAGTGAAGGAGACCATGGAGTTCTCTAGGAAGATGTTAAATGCCAGAGATGAAATAGGCAATGATCTATGTCTTAATTTAATTGTTGCTTCCCTTTTAACATCGCAATGAAAAGAGTAAAGCACAACCATTAGACTAAGCTTTGCTG
Coding sequences:
- the LOC122048690 gene encoding ABC transporter G family member 34-like, whose translation is MEESQGFSITCEEHEQLISRLKDWRRRSGIKAPKIEVRFEDLSVETEVHASGRVLPTLPNVIINTAQELLGWLKVYDTKRRHVKVLSDLKGIVKPSRMTLVLGSPGSGKSTFLRTLSGKLDPSLKVTGKVTYNVQKMNRYISQRMCAYVSQLDTHQAEMTVKETMEFSRKMLNARDEIGNDLCLNLIVASLLTSQ